One window of the Cryptomeria japonica chromosome 7, Sugi_1.0, whole genome shotgun sequence genome contains the following:
- the LOC131028416 gene encoding coniferyl alcohol acyltransferase-like, translated as MASVNSPICKDYWLNIVNTEAVMPALPMQQHILPLSNLDLLIPPVYVYVFFCYKNPFPRTFASAISHLKASLSRVLVPYYAFAGRLVIDSIGPPKVHCNNKGVRFTQAYAAPPLSHLNLYNPDESVQGKLVPLPSMPFQEDGTPVFRIQVSEFSCGDIVIGFTFDHRIVDVYSANMFFVSWAKLWRNDSTVSPTPSFTRSILCPTDSPAYSPEIENMYVRYTSQESYKENPHPPCLSSRIYYLDVKNIKNLQFNANKDGNKYTKLEVFNAYLWKLLICTQNVKDTENCKIGIAVDGRPRLSEIEVSTNYFGNVIGLPFAESNAYCIKTISLCWSAGLIHDAIQSVANKEHFKSLIDFVETIKLTPVLAKIYCRENGMQSSGPAVVVSSGVRFPLYEVDYGWGKPTFGCYHFPWGGEAGYVMPSHSPAGDGSWLVYVHLPKEQLNAIESDPNCILLPIAQDLLHLA; from the exons ATGGCTTCTGTTAACTCTCCCATTTGCAAAGATTATTGGTTGAATATTGTTAACACAGAAGCTGTAATGCCTGCTCTTCCAATGCAGCAGCACATCCTTCCTCTGTCAAATCTTGATCTCCTTATTCCTCCCgtttatgtgtatgtgtttttCTGTTATAAAAATCCCTTTCCTAGGACTTTTGCATCAGCAATATCTCATCTGAAGGCTTCCCTCTCGAGGGTGTTGGTGCCCTATTATGCATTTGCAGGAAGATTGGTAATAGATAGTATTGGCCCACCAAAGGTCCATTGCAATAACAAGGGAGTTCGCTTCACCCAAGCTTATGCTGCACCTCCTCTTTCTCATTTGAATTTATACAACCCTGACGAGTCTGTACAGGGAAAGCTTGTTCCTCTGCCTTCAATGCCTTTTCAAGAAGATGGCACACCTGTCTTCCGTATACAG GTTTCAGAGTTTAGCTGTGGAGATATCGTTATTGGCTTCACATTCGACCACAGAATTGTAGATGTATACTCTGCAAACATGTTTTTCGTAAGTTGGGCAAAGCTTTGGAGGAACGACTCAACTGTTTCTCCGACTCCAAGCTTTACACGCTCCATTTTGTGCCCTACAGATTCCCCTGCTTATTCTCCTGAAATTGAGAATATGTATGTGAGGTATACTTCACAAGAATCATACAAAGAAAATCCGCACCCGCCTTGTTTGTCAAGTAGAATTTACTATCTAGATGTTAAGAACATTAAGAATCTCCAATTTAATGCAAACAAAGATGGTAACAAGTACACCAAATTAGAGGTATTCAATGCTTACTTATGGAAGCTACTGATATGCACCCAGAACGTCAAGGACACAGAAAACTGTAAAATAGGAATAGCTGTAGATGGCCGCCCACGCTTAAGCGAGATTGAAGTTTCTACTAACTACTTTGGCAATGTTATAGGCTTGCCCTTTGCTGAATCTAACGCCTACTGTATAAAAACGATATCACTTTGTTGGAGTGCAGGGTTGATTCATGATGCCATACAAAGTGTAGCAAATAAGGAGCACTTTAAAAGCTTAATTGACTTCGTGGAGACAATAAAGCTAACACCTGTCTTAGCAAAGATTTACTGCAGAGAAAATGGCATGCAGTCATCTGGGCCTGCAGTTGTGGTGTCTTCTGGAGTGAGGTTTCCTTTGTATGAGGTTGATTATGGATGGGGAAAACCTACGTTTGGATGCTACCATTTCCCTTGGGGTGGTGAAGCAGGATATGTCATGCCAAGTCATAGTCCTGCAGGAGACGGTAGTTGGTTAGTATACGTGCATCTTCCAAAGGAACAGTTAAATGCAATTGAATCTGATCCCAATTGCATTCTACTCCCAATCGCACAAGATCTCTTACATTTGGCTTAG